The Desulfonatronovibrio hydrogenovorans DSM 9292 genome includes a window with the following:
- a CDS encoding methyl-accepting chemotaxis protein, with amino-acid sequence MKNIKLSVKLIGGFLIVAAITMIVGFVGWRGATNLGDHIHEVGEVRLASVEGLMRVADGGKEVMISIRTLLNPNISLEERQRQYAAIERTRQGIQRGWDQYEPLPQTPEEEALWNRFLPAFEQWRVDNNHVVSLSRELERTGILDPMQTLSNLNLFRGDHYQGMDNVRNLIDFGIDFDGGDDPGACNFGQWLGSFETDSEELKNILRRMIPPHNEFHAAVGRIKDLVAENRTQEARNHLRDEMAPAAFQVFSYFDELIVTVQQAEDIYQRMISYALNEASNSADEALGLLDELVEMNSGLAADAINAADSDTGFVQTLVLAGMALGTILALVLGIILTMTITRPIYKGVEFAKSMANGDLSKKLDIDQKDEVGILAKALNDMVDSLGRMFKDIGNGVQTLASSSTELNSISDDMASRSEQTAGKANTVATAAEEMSANMSSVAAAMEQAATNINTVATASEEMSATISEIAENSEKAKDITGRAVGKAKESSTRVDELGRAASEISKVTETIMAISSQTNLLALNATIEAARAGEAGKGFAVVANEIKELAQQTAKATDEIKDKIQGIQEATGLTVTEIQEISAIINDIDSIIATIAAAVEEQSVTTRDIAENVGQAAMGIQEVNENVAQSSTVSGDVAKDISEVNADATEMSNSSAQVRQSSDELSRLAERLKELMSSFKL; translated from the coding sequence ATGAAGAACATCAAATTGAGTGTGAAGCTTATCGGTGGTTTTTTGATTGTGGCCGCCATAACAATGATTGTCGGTTTTGTCGGATGGAGGGGGGCCACCAATCTTGGCGATCACATTCATGAGGTGGGTGAGGTCAGACTGGCCAGTGTGGAAGGGCTGATGAGGGTAGCCGACGGAGGAAAGGAGGTCATGATTTCGATCCGAACCCTTTTGAATCCCAACATCAGTCTGGAAGAGAGGCAGCGTCAGTATGCTGCCATTGAGAGGACCCGTCAGGGCATTCAAAGAGGCTGGGACCAATATGAACCTCTGCCCCAGACTCCAGAGGAAGAGGCCCTTTGGAACAGGTTTCTGCCGGCTTTTGAGCAGTGGAGGGTTGACAACAACCATGTGGTTTCCCTGTCCAGGGAGCTGGAGCGAACCGGGATTCTGGACCCCATGCAGACCCTCAGCAACCTGAACCTGTTTCGGGGTGATCACTATCAGGGTATGGACAATGTCCGTAACCTTATTGATTTCGGGATTGACTTCGACGGTGGTGATGATCCTGGAGCATGCAACTTCGGGCAGTGGCTGGGCAGTTTTGAAACTGACAGCGAAGAGTTGAAAAACATTTTGCGCAGGATGATCCCTCCCCACAATGAGTTCCACGCTGCTGTGGGCAGGATAAAGGACCTGGTTGCTGAAAACAGGACCCAGGAGGCCCGTAATCATCTCAGAGACGAGATGGCTCCGGCTGCTTTTCAGGTTTTCTCTTATTTTGATGAACTCATTGTCACTGTTCAGCAGGCTGAAGACATCTATCAAAGGATGATCAGTTACGCCCTGAACGAGGCCAGTAACTCAGCTGATGAAGCTCTGGGGCTCCTGGACGAGCTGGTGGAAATGAATTCCGGTCTTGCGGCTGATGCCATCAATGCTGCTGACTCTGATACAGGCTTTGTCCAGACCCTGGTTCTGGCAGGAATGGCTTTGGGAACAATCCTGGCCCTGGTCCTGGGGATCATCCTGACTATGACCATTACCAGGCCCATTTACAAAGGGGTTGAGTTTGCCAAGAGCATGGCCAATGGAGATCTGTCCAAAAAACTGGACATAGATCAGAAAGATGAGGTGGGCATTTTGGCCAAGGCCCTCAACGACATGGTGGACAGTCTCGGCCGGATGTTCAAGGATATCGGCAACGGGGTTCAGACCCTGGCTTCATCATCCACAGAACTAAATTCAATTTCTGATGACATGGCTTCCCGGTCCGAGCAGACAGCCGGCAAGGCCAATACAGTTGCCACAGCAGCCGAGGAGATGAGTGCCAACATGAGCTCAGTGGCTGCAGCCATGGAGCAGGCAGCTACGAATATCAATACAGTGGCTACTGCATCCGAGGAGATGAGTGCCACCATATCTGAAATCGCTGAAAACTCAGAAAAAGCCAAGGACATCACCGGCAGGGCAGTTGGCAAAGCCAAGGAAAGTTCGACCCGGGTGGATGAACTGGGTCGAGCCGCCAGTGAGATCAGCAAGGTGACCGAAACCATCATGGCCATATCCTCCCAGACCAACCTGCTGGCCCTTAATGCCACTATTGAGGCAGCCCGGGCTGGAGAGGCAGGCAAGGGTTTTGCTGTGGTGGCCAATGAAATTAAGGAGCTTGCCCAGCAGACTGCCAAGGCCACGGATGAGATCAAGGACAAGATCCAGGGCATTCAGGAGGCTACCGGCCTGACCGTGACCGAGATTCAGGAGATAAGCGCAATCATCAATGATATTGACTCCATCATTGCCACCATTGCCGCAGCTGTGGAAGAGCAGAGCGTTACCACCAGAGATATTGCCGAAAATGTCGGACAGGCAGCCATGGGTATCCAGGAAGTCAACGAAAATGTGGCCCAGAGTTCAACTGTATCCGGTGACGTAGCCAAGGATATTTCTGAAGTAAACGCAGATGCCACAGAAATGAGTAATTCAAGCGCCCAGGTCCGCCAGAGCTCGGATGAGCTTTCAAGGCTGGCGGAACGGCTTAAGGAGCTTATGTCCAGCTTTAAGCTGTAA
- a CDS encoding chemotaxis protein CheW yields the protein MDDETLQMYVEESREHLEDIENDLLTIESAGENIDVELVNKVFRAAHSMKGGAGFLGLNNIKELAHKIENVLDMIRNMELVPNPEIVNIVLLAFDRLRDLVENVAQSDAMEISEHVVALTGIAAASVSDDKKDSIVREVEIKDSKGRVVFSISEFDLNQAAKGGKIIYLLEFDLIHDVHQKNKKPMDVIKDMQSTGTILDLKVDLDAVGTLEDESFSNQIPMYILFSSIIEPDIINTLFDLDPEKVSLVEEIPEVPSAQEIPAAADYSGDEEELQTDELYPDDPDGSSEDKSYHQADDDLEKQEAGPDSDGQQQAESLPDQDSSEELPPAPARQKTSRARPGTPAATPGASLPESLRVNVSLLENLMNLAGELVLSRNQLMQAISTQDDHSVALSGQRIDLVTSELQEAIMLTRMQPVSNIFNKFPRVVRDLAQDLSKDIELVLEGKDVELDKTIIEGLSDPLTHLVRNSADHGIERPDERMAAGKKPQGKIILKAFHAAGQVNIEIIDDGKGIPVDKIVSKALGKGLITDEQARSMSDKDKTNLIFLPGLSTAQQVSDVSGRGVGMDVVKSNLDRLGGQVDIESEEGKGTSIRIKLPLTLAIIPSLLISVDSERFAIPQVNVVELIQIPWDQVADRIEKVGDARVLKLRGELIPLLDLGMILDLKKGHDQTLPQAEQPVDSVPDCAESAQKRPDLNHSGEDDVRTGPAKNGGQNNNVDIVVVSAGSFKYGLVVDELHDSVEIVVKPLGRHLKNCEGYAGATIMGDGRVALILDVVGMARLAQLSSSTVDKAKELAKQKEKEKGPQDRQSLFLFNNSPREFCAVPLDLVARVELIRAEEIEIIGGKKVIQYRGGTLPIFAMDEVAKVDPLELKGELVVIVFFMAGHEVGLLASPPVDAIEARIRIDDFTLKQPGISGSAVINERTTLIVDIFEFMETLNPHWFVKRELESAPGGQDGEILLVEDSDFFRSQVKKFIEDEGYAVATAEDGLVAWEYLNQNPGDVSLVVTDLEMPVMDGFELTEHIKNDDRFKHLPVLALTSLAGEEDVARGKQAGIDDYQIKLDKEKLMQSIFNFLNKKAA from the coding sequence ATGGATGACGAAACCTTGCAGATGTATGTTGAGGAATCAAGAGAGCATCTGGAAGACATAGAAAATGACCTTCTGACCATAGAATCAGCTGGCGAAAATATTGATGTAGAGCTGGTCAACAAGGTCTTTCGGGCAGCCCACTCCATGAAGGGCGGTGCTGGATTTCTTGGTCTCAACAATATCAAGGAGCTGGCTCACAAGATTGAAAATGTCCTTGATATGATCAGAAACATGGAGCTGGTTCCCAATCCTGAGATTGTGAACATAGTGCTGCTTGCCTTTGACCGGCTGAGGGATCTGGTTGAAAATGTCGCTCAAAGCGATGCAATGGAGATATCTGAGCATGTCGTGGCTCTGACGGGTATTGCTGCTGCCAGTGTATCGGATGATAAAAAAGACAGTATTGTCCGGGAAGTTGAGATCAAAGACTCCAAAGGCAGGGTGGTTTTTTCCATATCCGAGTTCGACCTGAATCAGGCTGCCAAGGGTGGGAAAATCATTTATCTGCTGGAGTTTGATCTTATTCATGATGTCCATCAAAAAAATAAAAAGCCCATGGATGTCATCAAGGATATGCAGTCCACCGGCACAATACTGGACTTGAAGGTGGACCTGGATGCAGTGGGAACTCTGGAGGACGAATCCTTTTCCAATCAGATTCCCATGTATATCCTTTTCTCTTCCATAATAGAACCGGATATAATCAATACCCTTTTTGACCTGGACCCTGAAAAAGTATCTCTTGTGGAAGAAATTCCTGAAGTACCTTCTGCCCAAGAAATCCCGGCAGCAGCTGATTATTCTGGCGATGAGGAGGAGCTGCAGACTGATGAATTATATCCCGACGATCCAGATGGATCCAGTGAGGATAAAAGCTATCATCAAGCAGATGATGACCTGGAAAAGCAGGAAGCAGGTCCAGATTCGGATGGCCAGCAGCAGGCTGAATCTTTACCGGACCAAGACAGCTCAGAGGAATTGCCCCCTGCTCCGGCCAGGCAGAAAACCTCAAGGGCAAGGCCCGGAACACCTGCAGCCACCCCAGGAGCGTCTCTGCCTGAGAGCCTCAGGGTAAACGTGAGCCTTCTGGAAAATCTGATGAACCTGGCTGGGGAGCTGGTCCTGAGCCGAAATCAACTCATGCAGGCCATCTCCACCCAGGATGACCATTCAGTAGCCTTGTCAGGGCAGCGCATCGACCTGGTGACTTCTGAACTTCAGGAGGCCATCATGTTGACCAGGATGCAGCCGGTTTCCAATATTTTTAATAAATTTCCCAGGGTAGTCCGTGATCTGGCTCAGGATCTGAGCAAGGACATCGAGCTTGTTCTGGAAGGCAAGGATGTTGAACTGGATAAGACAATCATTGAAGGATTGTCTGATCCCCTGACCCATCTGGTGAGAAACTCGGCTGATCACGGAATTGAAAGGCCGGATGAACGGATGGCCGCAGGCAAGAAGCCTCAGGGCAAGATCATTCTCAAGGCCTTTCATGCTGCAGGTCAGGTCAACATTGAAATCATTGATGATGGTAAGGGTATTCCAGTTGACAAGATTGTCAGCAAAGCCCTTGGCAAGGGTCTTATCACTGATGAGCAGGCCCGGTCCATGTCTGACAAGGACAAGACCAACCTGATTTTTCTTCCAGGCCTGTCAACGGCCCAGCAGGTATCCGATGTGTCTGGCCGGGGTGTTGGAATGGACGTGGTCAAAAGCAATCTGGACCGGTTGGGCGGTCAGGTGGATATTGAAAGTGAAGAGGGTAAAGGGACGTCCATTCGGATAAAGCTCCCCCTGACCCTGGCCATCATTCCCAGCCTGCTCATATCAGTAGACAGTGAACGGTTTGCTATTCCTCAGGTCAATGTAGTGGAACTGATCCAGATACCTTGGGACCAGGTGGCTGACAGGATTGAAAAGGTTGGTGACGCCAGGGTCCTGAAATTGAGGGGTGAGCTTATTCCGCTTTTGGATCTGGGAATGATTCTGGACCTGAAAAAGGGTCATGACCAGACATTGCCCCAGGCTGAACAGCCGGTGGATTCCGTCCCAGACTGCGCAGAATCCGCTCAAAAAAGGCCGGATTTGAATCATTCCGGGGAGGATGATGTCAGGACCGGACCGGCTAAGAACGGCGGTCAAAATAACAATGTGGATATAGTTGTTGTTTCGGCCGGATCTTTTAAGTACGGCCTGGTGGTTGATGAGCTTCATGATTCAGTGGAAATAGTAGTCAAACCCCTGGGCAGACATCTTAAGAATTGCGAGGGCTATGCCGGAGCTACCATTATGGGAGATGGAAGGGTAGCCCTGATTCTGGATGTGGTGGGCATGGCCAGGCTGGCCCAGTTGTCCTCATCTACAGTTGATAAGGCCAAGGAGCTGGCAAAGCAGAAAGAAAAGGAAAAGGGCCCTCAAGACAGGCAGTCCCTTTTTCTGTTTAATAACAGCCCCAGAGAGTTCTGTGCCGTGCCCCTGGATCTGGTGGCCAGAGTTGAACTCATCCGGGCCGAAGAGATAGAGATTATCGGCGGGAAAAAAGTCATCCAGTACCGGGGCGGGACCCTGCCCATCTTTGCCATGGATGAAGTGGCCAAAGTGGATCCCCTTGAACTCAAAGGAGAACTGGTGGTCATTGTCTTTTTCATGGCCGGACATGAAGTCGGTCTGCTGGCTTCTCCTCCTGTTGATGCCATTGAAGCCAGGATCAGGATTGACGACTTTACCCTTAAGCAGCCGGGTATTTCAGGCTCAGCTGTGATCAATGAACGAACCACCTTGATAGTGGATATTTTCGAGTTCATGGAAACCCTCAATCCCCACTGGTTTGTCAAACGGGAGCTGGAGAGCGCCCCTGGTGGTCAGGACGGCGAGATTCTTTTGGTGGAGGATTCTGATTTTTTCAGGTCCCAGGTAAAAAAGTTTATTGAAGACGAAGGCTATGCTGTTGCAACAGCAGAAGATGGCCTGGTGGCCTGGGAATACCTGAACCAGAATCCGGGAGATGTGTCTCTGGTAGTCACCGACCTTGAGATGCCGGTTATGGACGGATTTGAACTTACCGAACATATTAAAAACGATGACCGGTTCAAGCACCTGCCGGTTCTGGCCCTGACCTCCCTTGCTGGTGAAGAAGATGTGGCCAGGGGAAAGCAGGCCGGGATAGATGATTACCAGATCAAGCTGGACAAAGAAAAACTCATGCAGAGCATATTTAATTTTCTAAATAAAAAAGCAGCCTAG
- a CDS encoding STAS domain-containing protein, producing MTEDGKDVLVLVEENIVASTSQNLKQMIKDAISPGMKTLILDLDRVEQVDSIGMGVLIAAYNTLRKENIEFKLVNVGENIYDLFRVMRLDKHFEVEIKA from the coding sequence ATGACTGAAGATGGCAAAGATGTACTGGTATTGGTGGAGGAAAATATTGTTGCGTCCACATCCCAGAATTTAAAACAGATGATAAAAGACGCCATTTCACCGGGCATGAAGACTCTTATTCTGGATCTGGACCGGGTTGAGCAGGTTGACTCCATTGGAATGGGAGTACTCATTGCGGCATATAATACATTACGCAAGGAAAACATAGAATTCAAGCTGGTCAATGTTGGTGAAAATATTTACGACCTGTTCAGGGTAATGAGGCTGGACAAGCACTTTGAGGTTGAAATCAAGGCCTGA
- a CDS encoding methyl-accepting chemotaxis protein has protein sequence MNWNEISVKWKILTVALAGPAIVAVVFMLHQMNQTRENTHKSIIETSRAIVVMAEAARENMAHKISTGVMRPFDELETKEQILEAVPIVTAMRIAQENAQEAGYTFRVPKINPRNPDNEPDPVEREVLLDFQKNYTDETIIITRDEIRYFRPITLSQDCMYCHGAPKGEPDPIGGIKEGWSVGEVHGAFEIITSLESANAAVKRTQAGMMAWTGLILLAISALVLMIVNKSIVNPLKQVGNYLKEMAGGDLSRDIPTSKQDELGRMIQDLNRMSINLRTMLENISSKAGELLSSARDLDSVSGKLSHESEEMTSRTSTVAVASEEMSMNMNSVASAMDQASSNVSTVATAAEEMSSTIAEISDNADQAGRITDKAVKQARSASDRVNLLGQAAQEIGKVSQTIMSISSQTNLLALNATIEAARAGEAGKGFAVVANEIKELANQTAQATEEIKQQVNSIQESTRGTIEEISLVMKVITDVDQFVGTIAAAVEEQSITTRDIAENVSQASSGILEVNVNVAQSSTVTSEMNRDIVRLSDSSEAFNQGSKEVKSSSEKLSSMAEELEGLVKKFKTR, from the coding sequence ATGAACTGGAACGAAATTAGTGTAAAATGGAAAATCCTTACAGTTGCCCTGGCCGGTCCGGCCATTGTGGCCGTTGTCTTCATGCTCCATCAGATGAACCAGACCAGGGAAAACACGCACAAATCCATTATTGAAACAAGCAGGGCCATAGTGGTCATGGCGGAAGCGGCCAGGGAAAACATGGCCCACAAGATCAGCACCGGCGTAATGCGGCCTTTTGACGAGCTGGAAACCAAAGAGCAGATCCTGGAGGCGGTTCCCATTGTGACGGCCATGCGCATAGCCCAGGAAAACGCCCAAGAAGCTGGTTACACATTCAGGGTTCCCAAAATCAATCCCAGAAACCCGGACAATGAGCCGGACCCGGTGGAAAGAGAAGTTCTTCTGGATTTCCAGAAGAACTATACTGATGAAACAATCATCATCACCCGGGACGAAATTAGATATTTCAGACCCATCACCCTCAGCCAGGACTGCATGTACTGCCATGGAGCCCCCAAAGGAGAACCCGACCCCATCGGAGGGATCAAGGAAGGCTGGAGTGTCGGGGAAGTTCACGGGGCCTTTGAAATCATAACCTCCCTGGAGAGCGCCAATGCAGCTGTAAAAAGGACCCAGGCCGGGATGATGGCCTGGACCGGACTGATTCTCCTGGCGATCAGCGCACTGGTGCTGATGATTGTCAATAAAAGCATTGTCAATCCTTTAAAACAGGTGGGAAATTATCTCAAGGAGATGGCCGGCGGGGATCTGAGCCGGGACATCCCGACCAGCAAACAGGATGAGCTGGGCCGGATGATCCAGGATCTCAACCGAATGAGCATTAATCTGCGGACAATGCTGGAAAACATATCCAGCAAGGCTGGCGAACTGCTGTCATCAGCCAGAGATCTGGACTCAGTATCTGGAAAACTGTCCCATGAGTCCGAAGAAATGACTTCCAGAACCAGTACCGTTGCTGTTGCTTCAGAAGAGATGAGTATGAACATGAACTCAGTGGCATCAGCCATGGATCAGGCCTCGTCCAATGTCTCCACTGTGGCCACTGCTGCCGAAGAAATGAGTTCAACCATAGCGGAAATATCTGATAATGCAGACCAGGCAGGTCGCATCACAGACAAGGCTGTCAAACAGGCCCGAAGCGCTTCCGACCGGGTCAATCTCCTGGGCCAGGCTGCTCAGGAAATCGGGAAAGTATCCCAAACCATCATGTCCATATCCTCCCAGACCAACCTGCTGGCCCTTAATGCCACCATTGAGGCAGCCCGGGCTGGAGAGGCAGGCAAGGGTTTTGCTGTGGTGGCCAATGAAATCAAAGAACTGGCTAACCAGACCGCCCAGGCAACTGAAGAGATCAAGCAGCAGGTCAACAGCATTCAGGAATCTACCAGGGGCACCATTGAAGAGATATCCCTGGTAATGAAGGTTATCACCGATGTGGATCAATTCGTGGGTACCATTGCTGCTGCTGTAGAAGAACAGAGCATCACTACCCGGGACATTGCTGAAAACGTGTCCCAGGCATCGTCCGGGATACTTGAAGTCAATGTCAATGTTGCCCAGTCCTCAACAGTCACCTCTGAAATGAACCGGGACATAGTCAGACTCAGCGATTCATCAGAGGCCTTCAATCAGGGCAGCAAGGAAGTTAAATCCAGTTCAGAAAAACTTTCCAGCATGGCCGAGGAACTGGAAGGTCTGGTCAAAAAATTTAAAACCAGATAA
- a CDS encoding two-component system response regulator, giving the protein MKSQILVVDDELINRSMLKRFLTPMADVQEAQDGFTALEKVSPETDLVLLDLVMEGMDGIEVCQKIKDNPATRDIPVIFISAVDDPKVKARGLEAGGVDFVSKPFDRSELLSRINTHLTMRAQALEIKNYTSDLENKVRERTRELMESEKRYRTIFEATKSAMVIVNSKSGLIGMVNNEFCDLSGYSRQEIQDKIHFSQFVHPDDLPRVSSYFEKRFTDPGSVPSEYELLGLTRNGSQKILFAKVATIPEWDSYVVSLFDLTDKRRVEEELRQRTFYSKLTGLPNSELLGNRLQKAIRTKHEDPNYFFAVIHVDLDRFKIINDSLGHKAGDQLIKMVAGRLEKSVRKKDTVAHIGGDDFVLLIEVSDLPEAALRAEKIKDQFTEPFIVDQNEIFATCSMGIVVGSTTYTEPEQIFRDADTALHRAKSTAPNSYIVFDPIMHAQVTELLTIETELRKAIARKEFILYYQPVVSLSDGRITGFEALIRWMHPEKGLVPPSVFIPIAEETELIIPMGEWVLNTACAQLSSWKKSGLDLKMNINLSGVQFRNMGLLNSLEEIFSKSQVDPSDINLELTESVVMDHAEKSIAALNRIKSLGVQLSVDDFGTGYSSLNYLQQLPIDYIKIDRSFTNMLSTDNGLALVKAILAMGHSLGLNVVAEGIENPQQMHSLRALNCNYAQGYYFSRPLPAREADSLVREHPFITELKHN; this is encoded by the coding sequence ATGAAATCGCAGATCCTCGTTGTAGATGACGAACTGATAAATCGTTCCATGCTCAAAAGATTTCTGACCCCCATGGCCGATGTCCAGGAAGCCCAGGACGGCTTTACAGCCCTGGAAAAAGTCAGCCCGGAAACCGATCTTGTTTTGCTGGACCTAGTCATGGAGGGCATGGACGGGATAGAAGTCTGCCAAAAAATCAAGGATAATCCTGCCACCAGAGATATTCCGGTTATATTCATTTCTGCTGTGGATGACCCCAAGGTCAAAGCCAGAGGTCTGGAGGCAGGCGGAGTTGATTTTGTCAGCAAACCCTTTGACCGCTCTGAGCTTTTATCAAGAATAAACACCCACCTCACCATGCGTGCCCAGGCTCTGGAAATCAAGAACTACACTTCTGATCTGGAAAATAAAGTCAGGGAAAGGACCCGGGAATTGATGGAATCGGAAAAGCGTTACCGAACCATCTTTGAAGCCACCAAAAGTGCCATGGTCATAGTCAACTCAAAAAGCGGCCTGATTGGAATGGTCAACAATGAATTCTGCGATCTGTCCGGATATTCCAGACAAGAAATCCAAGATAAAATACATTTTTCCCAGTTTGTTCACCCTGATGACCTGCCAAGAGTTTCTTCGTATTTTGAAAAACGCTTCACAGATCCTGGATCCGTGCCCAGTGAATACGAACTGCTGGGGCTGACCCGCAACGGCTCTCAAAAAATACTGTTTGCCAAGGTAGCTACCATTCCGGAATGGGACTCATACGTTGTTTCACTTTTTGACTTGACCGATAAAAGGCGGGTTGAAGAGGAACTTCGCCAGAGGACATTTTACAGTAAGCTGACCGGACTGCCCAACAGCGAACTCCTTGGCAACAGACTGCAAAAAGCCATCCGGACCAAACATGAAGACCCCAATTATTTCTTTGCTGTAATCCATGTTGATCTGGACCGCTTCAAGATAATCAATGACTCACTGGGGCACAAAGCAGGGGATCAGCTTATAAAAATGGTGGCTGGCCGACTGGAAAAAAGTGTTCGCAAAAAAGATACTGTGGCCCATATTGGCGGAGACGACTTTGTCCTGCTGATAGAAGTTTCTGATCTACCAGAAGCCGCCCTTAGGGCCGAAAAAATAAAGGATCAATTTACTGAACCGTTCATTGTTGATCAAAACGAAATTTTTGCCACATGTTCCATGGGCATCGTGGTGGGATCAACCACATATACTGAACCTGAACAGATTTTCCGGGATGCTGACACGGCTCTGCACAGAGCAAAATCCACTGCGCCCAACAGCTATATTGTTTTTGATCCGATAATGCATGCCCAGGTTACTGAACTTCTGACCATTGAGACTGAGCTGCGCAAAGCCATTGCCCGCAAAGAATTTATCTTGTATTATCAGCCAGTTGTAAGCCTGAGCGATGGCCGGATAACTGGATTCGAGGCACTTATCCGCTGGATGCATCCAGAAAAAGGACTGGTTCCACCCAGCGTGTTCATACCTATTGCTGAAGAAACCGAGCTTATCATTCCCATGGGCGAATGGGTCCTGAACACTGCCTGCGCCCAGCTGTCCAGCTGGAAAAAGTCCGGTCTTGATCTTAAAATGAACATCAACCTTTCAGGAGTCCAGTTCAGAAATATGGGTCTATTGAACTCCCTGGAAGAAATTTTTTCCAAATCCCAGGTTGATCCCAGCGATATCAACCTGGAACTCACTGAAAGCGTGGTCATGGACCATGCTGAAAAATCCATTGCTGCCTTGAACAGAATTAAAAGCCTGGGCGTTCAACTGTCTGTGGATGACTTTGGAACCGGTTATTCTTCCCTCAACTACCTGCAGCAACTGCCCATTGATTACATTAAAATCGACCGCTCCTTTACCAACATGCTTTCAACCGACAACGGGCTGGCCTTGGTCAAGGCTATCCTGGCCATGGGACACAGCCTTGGATTGAACGTTGTGGCTGAAGGCATTGAAAATCCCCAGCAGATGCACAGCCTAAGGGCTCTAAACTGCAACTACGCCCAAGGCTACTATTTTTCCAGACCCCTTCCAGCCCGGGAGGCTGACTCTCTTGTCAGGGAACATCCATTCATCACAGAACTTAAACATAATTAA
- a CDS encoding phosphoribosylformylglycinamidine synthase subunit PurQ, producing the protein MTKVKTLVVTGYGTNCERETAHAARLGGADTVDICYFSDLVVGKSKLNDYNFLIFPGGFLDGDDLGAAQAAALRWKYSSTDQGSRLIDDLRAFYDSGRIILGICNGFQLLVKLGLLPAAGGKSFERQVSLTHNDSARFEDRWVHLKANPDSPCVFLKGIDYIFLPVRHGEGKLVTKNDQLMADLVSQQLIALQYIDPRTKEPTQEYPLNPNGSPLAIAGLTDPTGRVLGLMPHPEAFNHPTNHPAWTRGARSTPGTEIIASGIRYLRGGF; encoded by the coding sequence ATGACAAAGGTAAAAACCCTGGTGGTCACCGGCTACGGAACTAATTGCGAACGGGAAACTGCCCATGCAGCCAGGCTCGGAGGAGCTGATACCGTGGATATCTGCTATTTCTCGGACCTGGTGGTTGGCAAGAGCAAGCTCAATGATTATAATTTTCTTATTTTTCCTGGAGGCTTTCTCGACGGAGACGACCTCGGAGCAGCCCAGGCTGCAGCCCTGCGCTGGAAATACTCATCAACTGATCAAGGTTCCAGACTAATTGATGATTTAAGGGCATTTTATGATTCCGGCCGGATCATCCTGGGCATCTGCAATGGATTCCAACTTTTGGTCAAACTTGGACTGCTCCCGGCAGCCGGAGGCAAATCCTTTGAACGCCAGGTCAGTTTAACCCACAATGATTCAGCCAGGTTTGAAGATCGGTGGGTTCACCTCAAGGCTAATCCAGACTCGCCGTGCGTTTTTCTCAAGGGGATTGATTACATATTCCTTCCTGTCCGTCATGGAGAGGGAAAACTGGTCACCAAAAACGACCAGCTCATGGCTGATCTCGTATCCCAGCAGTTGATCGCCCTGCAGTATATTGATCCCAGAACCAAGGAACCCACCCAGGAGTATCCTCTGAATCCCAATGGCTCACCATTGGCCATAGCCGGGCTGACCGATCCCACCGGACGAGTACTGGGCCTTATGCCGCATCCAGAGGCATTCAACCATCCCACCAACCATCCGGCATGGACCAGAGGTGCAAGATCCACTCCGGGCACTGAAATCATTGCCTCAGGGATCAGATACCTGCGTGGAGGATTCTGA
- the tadA gene encoding tRNA adenosine(34) deaminase TadA: MEDSDLTKLDWPYLMGQALIQAGSAAEMGEVPVGALVVDTGSGQILSRAHNNCIKLNDPSAHAEILAIRKAAEARQNYRLANSVLVVTLEPCLMCVGALIQARLSGLVFGARDPKAGAVISRLDIVELQWVNHKFWFINGLLEDDCSLLLKNFFQNKRNRSAC; this comes from the coding sequence GTGGAGGATTCTGATCTGACCAAACTTGACTGGCCATACCTTATGGGTCAGGCACTGATCCAGGCCGGATCAGCGGCCGAAATGGGGGAAGTCCCTGTGGGGGCCCTGGTGGTGGACACCGGCTCCGGCCAGATCTTGTCCAGGGCTCACAATAACTGCATCAAACTTAATGATCCTTCAGCCCATGCCGAAATCCTTGCCATACGCAAAGCAGCAGAGGCCAGACAGAACTATCGCCTTGCCAACTCGGTCCTGGTAGTCACCCTGGAACCCTGTCTTATGTGTGTTGGAGCCTTGATTCAAGCCAGGCTATCCGGGCTTGTCTTCGGAGCAAGGGACCCCAAGGCAGGTGCTGTAATCTCTCGTCTTGACATAGTGGAACTACAGTGGGTAAATCACAAATTCTGGTTTATTAACGGCTTGTTGGAAGATGATTGCTCTTTGCTTCTCAAAAACTTTTTTCAGAACAAGAGAAATCGTTCCGCCTGCTGA